TTTCAAAGGCCTCCAATTGCAGGCGCATCATGGTATGGCTGTCAATTCCAAGTGGGTTGCTGATGATTTTGTGGATATGCAGGTCCACCACCTTCGGTGGTTTCGGTGGCTTTTGCACGGTAAGACGTGCATCGCTGACGGCACTCTCGGCGAGCATGCTGGTCTGAACCTCAACTTTTTCCTCCAAGACAAATTCCCAGCCTTGTACATTCAACTCAGGCACCGATTTCGTCTCACGGGTAAAAATGTCGGTTTTGCAATTGATTTCCAGCGTGATCGGTGCAATCGGCTTGGGATGCTCAATCCGCGGAAATTGAAGGATTTGAAGGTAAATCAGCCGCGCCATGTGGAATTCTGCAGGCGTCTGCCGCCCGATGAAGTGATTTTCGCGGGGCATCACCGATCCCGAGTTGTAGCTGATGAACTTGTTGCCGACTTTGACATAACACGTGAAAAGCACCTCGTTCCGACCTTGATTGAGGAGCCAAAATTCGTAGTCTTGGTCGGCATTCTTGAAGAGGACAAAACTTGGCGGGAGATCCGGGGCAGGCGCGAGGCTAGGCCCAATTCCCAGTCCCTTCTTTTTGGGCTTGTCGCTTTCTTCCTCCTCCTCATTCCTCAAAATGCTTTCTGCCGAATTGATTTTCACCACTTCGTCCACGCCGAGTTCCA
This genomic window from Bacteroidota bacterium contains:
- a CDS encoding Smr/MutS family protein translates to MREIFKVGEKVRLLHAKGEGVVQRVISPTRVEVLIDEFYEMELGVDEVVKINSAESILRNEEEEESDKPKKKGLGIGPSLAPAPDLPPSFVLFKNADQDYEFWLLNQGRNEVLFTCYVKVGNKFISYNSGSVMPRENHFIGRQTPAEFHMARLIYLQILQFPRIEHPKPIAPITLEINCKTDIFTRETKSVPELNVQGWEFVLEEKVEVQTSMLAESAVSDARLTVQKPPKPPKVVDLHIHKIISNPLGIDSHTMMRLQLEAFEKALTDAQAHHLDSMVFIHGIGNGTLKKEMHHRLMGFDFVKHYELADPVLYGNGATIVFF